The following are encoded together in the Chlorocebus sabaeus isolate Y175 chromosome 12, mChlSab1.0.hap1, whole genome shotgun sequence genome:
- the ANXA1 gene encoding annexin A1, whose translation MAMVSEFLKQAWFIENEEQEYVQTVKSSKGGPGSAVSPYPTFNPSSDVAALHKAIMVKGVDEATIIDILTKRNNAQRQQIKAAYLQETGKPLDETLKKALKGHLEEVVLALLKTPAQFDADELRAAMKGLGTDEDTLIEILASRTNKEIRDINRVYREELKRDLAKDITSDTSGDFRNALLSLAKGDRSEDFGVNEDLADSDARALYEAGERRKGTDVNVFNTILTTRSYPHLRRVFQKYTKYSKHDMNKVLDLELKGDIEKCLTAIVKCATSKPAFFAEKLHQAMKGAGTRHKALIRIMVSRSEIDMNDIKAFYQKMYGISLCQAILDETKGDYEKILVALCGGN comes from the exons ATGGCAATGGTATCAGAATTCCTCAAGCAGGCCTGGTTTATTGAAAATGAAGAGCAGGAATATGTT caaactgtgAAATCATCCAAAGGTGGTCCTGGATCAGCAGTGAGCCCCTATCCCACCTTCAATCCATCCTCAGATGTCGCTGCCTTGCACAAGGCCATAATGGTTAAAG GTGTGGATGAAGCAACCATCATTGACATTCTAACTAAGCGAAACAATGCACAGCGTCAACAGATCAAAGCAGCATATCTCCAGGAAACAGGAAAG ccccTGGATGAAACACTGAAGAAAGCCCTTAAGGGTCACCTTGAGGAGGTTGTTTTAGCTCTGCTAAAAACTCCAGCGCAATTTGATGCTGATGAACTTCGTGCTGCCATGAAG GGCCTTGGAACTGATGAAGACACTCTGATTGAGATTTTGGCATCAAGAACtaacaaagaaatcagagacattAACAGGGTCTACAGAGAGG aaCTGAAGAGAGATTTGGCCAAAGACATAACCTCAGACACATCTGGAGATTTTCGGAACGCTTTGCTTTCTCTTGCTAAG GGTGACCGATCTGAGGACTTTGGTGTGAATGAAGACTTGGCTGATTCAGATGCCAGG GCCTTGTATGAAgcgggagaaaggagaaaggggacaGATGTAAACGTGTTCAATACCATCCTTACCACCAGAAGCTATCCACATCTTCGCAGAG TGTTTCAGAAATACACCAAGTACAGTAAGCATGACATGAACAAAGTTCTGGACCTGGAGTTGAAAGGTGACATTGAGAAATGCCTCACAGCTATCG TGAAGTGTGCCACAAGCAAACCAGCTTTCTTTGCAGAGAAACTTCATCAGGCCATGAAA GGTGCTGGAACTCGCCATAAGGCATTGATCAGGATTATGGTTTCACGTTCTGAAATTGACATGAATGATATCAAAGCATTCTATCAGAAGATGTATGGTATCTCCCTTTGCCAAGCCATCCTG GATGAAACCAAGGGAGATTATGAAAAAATCCTGGTGGCTCTTTGTGGAGGAAACTAA